From the Plasmodium malariae genome assembly, chromosome: 2 genome, one window contains:
- the PmUG01_02021100 gene encoding ubiquitin carboxyl-terminal hydrolase, putative, with protein MFNNNDDEEENYTRVRRSNSSDSCNGNTNNDPLNNYNNYSNYNNYNNYNNFNRFHEQSMNSCKIDEIYVDDSYDENNSNNNGYNPRERVENKFELSKNVNFDGPYCHKNLRAVTENEIELVVDNFFDKIRSNEEVYSEWKVCPNFIFRILFIAKSRSNNYVYPVASSFIEALQKEDWVSDWGFSNVQYYIILINLADYRKSFYKIDNFNFSHLNTDRGWHNFVPFEKLREPGFINEHGQVILRAGVYPFGSESYKNSRDINYNSKLRTGFVGLKNHGATCYMNALLQLLYHINIFRKAVCMMIFNIENIIGKKTLEFFKNKKNNKNNYSNNNSNNNNNKLALKRENSKNTRKKSRNRKKKKKLKDVKNSDSNESRRDASFKIVPYNPNDANMHNKDCSNVRMKNDSGIEFKTEMDEHSPNQRNDSGTNNGSSNGNHNGKNSNNVNSNVNSNVNNVNTILAQSSGDDPSLNNLANTQMIKMENIKTIKMPNIYGASYILNSQGGNDEQGVCCQSILTNIEKTDSNNISNVRKNGSNHFSSNGNIGNQEYEIKNNKKHAYAHLSSSDPSVDTGGMQNNVLSGNNKESHFGNSMQTNKEFNNNEIKKNDKKMIHEAKKNLKKKKKIFKYANDGKYNDMENEEIAISQVSSSDNLSNMSNLSKRKKFSSNNNSSVVRSTNARNKISTSVKISKSKRENDDDEDEEEEKEEEGDDDDDDDGEEEQEDGVEEEEDGGERNGSDEDADEEDADEEDVHGESVINNSYDDTYSDSEFSDFSITSSGTSSYVSCSSSSSSYYYKNKKKTKYEKSKEIDYKNILLEEENEKKNILPTSLALQNLFYKLHSLNEAVSCKELIRSFGWDASDVFTQQDTHELLKLLLDKVEEQMKGTVVEGSVKKMFEGEVETYIECLDIDYKSVRKESYEDIQLDVQGCNNIYESLDKAIEAEVLEGDNIYETDGFGKQKAKKGMRFLSFPNICIFLLKRFTFDLQRMETVKLNNRFEFYKELDLSKYCESGSQYVLQAVSVHQGNMNSGHYYSFSYKHNENFWLKCDDDKIFRVSEYSVINDNFGGYDINTDEELYDFDISDKIKQRMKNYSAYMLVYVKKSLIPKLIKECDPAIVNPQVVKRCKLEEIINKKRSKLKQEILQYVKIRVFDKYCYVFKSFNDLPPNGISSLFNIKFDRSKTVVDAFYKILKIIKKIYLRKNKKYNSRILKKSNKKQKTLTQEQEGGNTLNQAPSQMDTHTATRGTPTDFCNKGNISNINSRSGVINSISSHNNNSPSFRSTLQQTENFAIMNVSPTCNNLSFHGNINDKGIVKKKNTPNEQTDITCSAHFKGEDIDDVENLKKKKKIYTYSSSNDNTSNSKANNRSNNICINICEKKEQSEDQSEEDVNDKKTLGKGSENNNSNSSNNNLAVNINGACTYREDGSSYRIKEDTCRNVRCVNKQDDSNYQKQYDHYAVKEENKMGLYRYNNNNNLKISQNRINIENNNYSEYNSCSSVDSSSTISSIPSCCTINSVDNYIKYITRKKLKKAKRKSSTNNSRIRDYSSSNNNSSYYSSSSSSNSGDDSSSSSSSSSSSSSSYCYIKERKCFYVLLPTNDVYRYFPLDIKANSKLYLYELLKKANKETNDLFPTIDILYLPHNKKTVISANTNSKSSKNVLFFFKYFDIYSEERIIDTSLICLDLILCDVHLKPKQLEMRVINKILQAMEKGYITKYNYDLLKNYIKNEYFDIDDPLNFKIFIECKNKCSLIKSKKILAHNKMVPGDILIFNFLSNMNLEKKKNFILRLGTRKEDSFLTEENQTSYDLFFNADTLSKILYKKIKLIEKIYNNCSFIINNRNGIYYKISGVNSTTSANGVNTADVNSSIVNPPDGSKHVNNDLSNTDEFKNTSLSTNILNDNYFVNNKSINDTQKNTAVEDICSQNYSVQNMFLNSSDILKSTKNEENYFNSSSCERVSKEKENADNCNGISSNSNNNGGIDGSSSNNVYMDSSNSKNNGYNGSGDIRSSACTRANRSNNMNGCNDPHTLSNTEEQNYKNLSYLSNVENVLLKISKNNCSEQNRHNKNSTTVPLSNEYCEKTGDSYMQENNFNNDNINCNILNMNKENLNSQEVMNLYLYLKRHSSDYQKNGMTYEYSLLSKDSLRDVKEHAINNKRRIMKKKKRSANNIFNNDCMNICRDYQYPFYSPATSDLSTDDENRTVQRRNEKEKKKKKRRKKKKKYNNCGDNVKLTNVVNTKNISSDMNVHISKANEMNDNNENQINLFNCSYNSENINDLNSRKNMFNEKSSELGNMCTLNNQHISCINLNSSNENNISNDLIEKNYSDISFCSSANSELTYTSESTDYYLYNAEESLESVYANEIYDHKKKKKKKKKKKKKKKNAVLPEQNKENEFTNPNVLMHAHHEYKKNIVNLNSEDEEEAYPGMLLVKDKHAVDMYSRVNDFEGVQMNTTVKLGINRNNVNSNNDSNNNYESNNCTYLPQPAVDNNKKGNLVKLEKDSINNKPPLLYMHDEKGSHENGEGDDDIILKNNYMGTIDVSGNKLNNQTREMKQTHMEEINANSVAHNACLNSSISKMYVDVDRISDSVYSYHKIKDIINSGNNNNANDNSNNNNSNNNNNCNDYSNGNNRPNNVLDSVNRDTMNNSAGIENTENVNTVINCTVNSSNNNASNEANSVRQMNPLRIVINEKSNDLANSTPANNAPTNNAPTNNAPTNSNNLNNTNDIDSYMQDYGSNDVNNDNINSSNTLLNILSNQINKKKKKNQKLKIIKKCGGLPEKEEPILPFYVICDYLDFVERKIYVNRFRFKLYDPIYQLGKYRNCAGVILKKDLKKSCLNYIDSNFLFLKKELYKIDLNIDIRCPTKQIFKHVCYKMNVDPTHILIFPYPPLNSPVNFTPYNIDSFTCNLDPEYDNYQKNNSNNNNNSSYGQTPFESLIKQHAMALEHNSLTEQKTFCLSLLPFHYKYFTRLYPAESPKYFHYIVHLFNSHVQSVAAYSGHIKFKKNVDNEIKYGNYYNNRSDESNSDYSLSNSDNSSSTIVNNEYISNNYTTVQDLIDKIKLEINPYLKKRGIDIKQKFRLLFTFGPKIKYLNNDEQLIQMDFVKTNHIKNVYVTPLRMEPDFTDEQKYMIEMDQLKIIHVFNQTPSKEVFGYSFDVLVEPNDNMLDIKNKIRKRTLLPKYIFDKITFFEFENGQRIWRSNDDTINWKNKRFAIIIGEHHASSQSKPQMGMKIA; from the exons atgtttaataaCAATGACGATGAGGAGGAAAATTATACGAGAGTTAGAAGAAGCAACTCATCAGATAGCTGCAACGGAAACACGAATAACGACCCATTGAACaattacaataattataGTAACTATAATAACTATAACAACTACAATAACTTTAACCGGTTTCACGAGCAGAGTATGAACTCATGCAAAATTGATGAAATATATGTAGATGATAGTTATGATGagaataatagtaataataatggttATAATCCAAGGGAGAGagtagaaaataaatttgaacttagcaaaaatgtaaattttgaTGGTCCATATtgtcataaaaatttaagagCAGTTACAGAAAATGAAATAGAATTAGTAgtagataatttttttgataaaattagAAGCAACGAAGAAGTATATTCAGAATGGAAAGTTTGcccaaattttatttttcgtatattatttattgcaAAGTCAAGAtcaaataattatgtatatccAGTTGCTTCGTCATTTATTGAAGCATTACAAAAAGAAGACTGGGTATCTGATTGGGGTTTTAGTAATGTACAATACtacattatattaattaatttagcGGATTATAGAaaatctttttataaaatagacaattttaatttttctcatttaaaTACGGATAGGGGTTGGCATAATTTTGTACCCTTTGAAAAGTTAAGAGAACCAGGttttataaatgaacatGGTCAAGTTATTTTAAGAGCCGGGGTATACCCATTTGGTTCAgaatcatataaaaatagtagaGATATAAATTACAATAGTAAACTCAGGACTGGTTTTGTTGGATTAAAAAATCATGGAGCTACGTGTTACATGAATGCTTTGTTACAGcttttatatcatataaatatatttcgaaAAGCTGTGTGTATGATGATCTTTAATATTGAGAATATTATAGGCAAGAAGACGTTagagttttttaaaaataaa aaaaataataaaaataattatagtaataataatagtaataataataataataagttaGCTctgaaaagagaaaatagcaaaaatacaaggaaaaaaagtaggaataggaaaaagaaaaaaaaattaaaggatGTCAAAAATTCAGATTCGAATGAATCAAGAAGAGACGCCTCTTTCAAAATAGTTCCTTACAATCCCAATGATGCTAATATGCACAACAAGGATTGTTCAAATGTTCGAATGAAAAACGATTCCGGCATAGAATTTAAAACTGAAATGGACGAGCATTCGCCCAACCAGCGAAACGACAGTGGCACCAACAATGGTAGCAGTAACGGTAATCATAATggtaaaaatagtaataacgtGAACAGTAATGTGAATAGCAATGTGAACAATGTAAACACCATTTTAGCTCAGTCAAGTGGAGACGATCCGTCACTTAACAATTTAGCAAATACTCAAATGATCAAAATGGAAAACATAAAAACCATCAAGATGCCGAATATATATGGAGcaagttatatattaaattctCAAGGGGGTAATGATGAACAAGGGGTATGCTGTCAGAGTATCTTAacaaatattgaaaaaactGACAGTAACAATATATCAAATGTTAGAAAGAATGGAAGTAATCATTTTTCAAGTAATGGGAATATTGGTAATCAggaatatgaaataaaaaataataaaaaacatgcTTATGCCCATCTGTCCTCTTCAGATCCTTCAGTCGATACAGGGGGAATGCAGAACAATGTTCTTAGtggaaataataaagaatcaCACTTTGGAAATTCGATGCAAACAAATAAAGAGTTTAATAATAacgaaataaagaaaaatgataaaaaa atgatTCATGAAGCGAagaagaatttaaaaaaaaaaaaaaaaattttcaaatatgcAAATGatggaaaatataatgatatgGAAAATGAAGAGATTGCTATTTCACAGGTATCCTCCTCGGACAATTTGTCCAATATGTCGAATTTGtcgaaaaggaaaaagttttcatcaaataataattcgAGTGTTGTTAGAAGTACGAATGctagaaataaaatttcaacATCTGTGAAGATTTCAAAATCGAAGAGAGAAAACGACGATGACGAAGACGAggaggaagaaaaagaagaggaaggAGATGATGACGATGATGATGATGGCGAGGAGGAACAGGAGGATGGGGTTGAGGAGGAAGAAGATGGAGGTGAAAGAAACGGAAGTGACGAGGACGCAGATGAAGAGGATGCAGATGAAGAAGACGTACATGGAGAATCGGTTATAAATAATAGCTATGACGATACCTATTCAGACAGTGAATTTTCTGATTTTTCTATAACTTCATCTGGGACATCATCATATGTGTCTTGCTCCTCGTCTTCAtcttcttattattataaaaataaaaagaaaacgaaGTATGAAAAATCAAAGGAAATAGATTACAAGAACATATTATTAGaggaagaaaatgaaaagaagaatatattaCCGACATCTCTAGCATtgcaaaatttattttataagttaCATTCATTGAATGAGGCAGTTTCATGTAAGGAATTGATAAGATCCTTTGGTTGGGATGCAAGTGATGTGTTTACACAACAAGACACGCACGAATTGTTAAAATTGCTCCTAGATAAAGTGGAGGAACAAATGAAGGGTACTGTTGTGGAGGGTTCAGTAAAGAAAATGTTCGAGGGTGAAGTAGAAACATATATAGAATGTTTGGATATTGATTATAAGAGTGTACGAAAGGAAAGTTATGAAGATATACAGTTAGATGTACAAGGAtgtaataacatatatgaaTCTTTAGATAAAGCAATAGAAGCAGAAGTGTTAGAGGGAGATAATATATACGAAACAGATGGATTTGGAAAacaaaaagcaaaaaaaggtatgcgctttttaagttttccaaatatctgtatatttttattaaaacgaTTTACATTTGATTTACAGAGAATGGAAAcagttaaattaaataatcgttttgaattttataaagAGCTGgatttatcaaaatattgTGAAAGTGGTAGTCAGTATGTCTTACAAGCTGTCTCAGTTCATCAAGGGAATATGAATAGTGGACATTACTATTCATTTAGTTACAaacataatgaaaatttttggCTCAAATGTGATgatgataaaatttttagaGTTAGTGAATATTCAGTTATTAATGACAATTTTGGTGGTTATGATATCAATACAGATGAAGAATTATACGATTTTGATATATCAGATAAGATAAAACAAAGAATGAAAAACTATAGTGCATACATGCTTgtttatgttaaaaaatcgCTTATTCCTAAACTGATAAAAGAATGTGATCCAGCTATTGTTAATCCTCAAGTTGTTAAGAGATGTAAATTagaagaaattattaataaaaaaagatccAAATTAAAACAAGAAATTTTACAGTATGTTAAAATAAGAGTTTTTGACAAATACTGTTATGTGTTCAAATCTTTTAATGATTTACCTCCAAATGGTATTTCTTCCTTATTCAATATTAAATTTGATAGAAGCAAAACTGTTGTTGAtgctttttataaaattcttaaGATCATCAAGAAAATTTATCTCAGAAAGAACAAGAAGTACAACTCTAGGATACTTAAAAAATCAAACAAAAAGCAGAAAACTTTGACACAGGAACAAGAAGGTGGTAACACACTTAATCAAGCACCTAGTCAAATGGATACACACACCGCTACTCGGGGAACCCCTACAGATTTCTGTAATAAGGGAAATATTAGCAACATTAACAGTAGAAGTGGCGTTATCAACAGTATCAGCAGCCACAACAATAACAGTCCATCCTTTAGGAGCACACTACAGCAGACGGAAAACTTCGCAATCATGAATGTTTCCCCCACTTGTAATAATCTCAGTTTTCACggaaatataaatgataaggGGATagttaaaaagaagaataccCCCAACGAACAAACGGACATAACGTGTTCTGCCCATTTCAAGGGTGAAGATATTGATGAtgtagaaaatttaaaaaaaaagaaaaaaatttatacttaCTCCAGCAGCAATGATAATACTAGTAACTCCAAAGCGAATAACAGATCAAATAAcatttgtataaatatatgtgaaaAGAAAGAACAGTCAGAGGACCAGAGTGAGGAGGACGTCAACGATAAGAAGACACTGGGTAAAGGCAGTGAAAAcaacaatagtaatagcTCTAATAATAACCTAGCTGTGAACATAAATGGTGCATGCACATATCGCGAGGATGGTAGTAGCTATCGTATTAAAGAGGATACATGTAGAAATGTTAGATGTGTGAATAAGCAGGATGATTCAAATTATCAGAAGCAGTACGACCATTATGCAGTAAAAGAAGAGAATAAAATGGGTCTATATaggtataataataacaataatttgaaaatatcACAGAATAGGATCAacatagaaaataataactaCAGTGAATACAATAGCTGCTCTTCTGTTGATTCATCATCAACGATTTCTTCAATTCCATCTTGCTGCACTATTAACTCAGtagataattatattaaatatataacaagaaaaaaattaaaaaaagcgAAAAGAAAATCTAGTACGAATAATTCACGAATAAGAGATTATTCTTCATCAAATAATAACTCATCTTATTATTCATCATCATCTTCGTCTAATTCAGGAGATGATTCATCCTCGTCGTCGTCCTCTTCTTCGTCATCCTCATCATCGTACTGTTATATAAAAGAGAGAAAATGTTTCTATGTATTGCTACCTACAAATGATGTGTACCGATATTTCCCTCTAGATATTAAGGCTAATAGTaaactatatttatatgaattactAAAAAAAGCTAACAAAGAAACAAATGATTTATTTCCAACCATAGACATATTATACCTTccacataataaaaaaacagtCATATCTGCAAACACTAATTCAAAAAGTAGTAAAAAcgtgttatttttttttaaatattttgatatatactCAGAGGAAAGAATTATAGATACGTCTTTAATTTGTTTAGATTTGATTCTATGTGATGTGCATCTTAAACCGAAACAGTTAGAAATGAgagtaataaataaaatattacaagcAATGGAAAAAGGGTATATTACCAAGTATAATTATGACTtgttgaaaaattatataaagaatgaatattttgatatagATGATCcgttaaattttaaaatttttattgaatgtaaaaataaatgtagcTTAATAAAATCCAAAAAAATTCTAGCACATAATAAAATGGTTCCAGGGGATAttctaatttttaattttttaagtaatatgaatttagaaaaaaaaaaaaattttattctacGTTTAGGCACGAGGAAGGAAGACTCCTTTTTAACTGAAGAAAATCAAACTTCCTatgatttgttttttaatgcTGATACGTTGAgcaaaattttgtataaaaaaattaagttaatagaaaagatatataacaactgttcttttattattaataatagaaatgGGATATACTACAAAATAAGCGGTGTTAACAGTACTACCAGCGCGAACGGCGTAAATACCGCAGATGTGAATAGTTCAATAGTGAATCCCCCAGATGGAAGCAAGCATGTGAACAATGACCTTTCGAATACGGACGAATTTAAGAATACATCCCTTTCCACTAACATTCTAAACGATAATTActttgtaaataataaaagtattaatGATACACAAAAAAACACAGCAGTAGAGGATATATGCAGTCAGAATTACTCAGTTCAAAATATGTTTCTTAACAGTAGTGATATACTGAAGAGTACGAAAAATGaggaaaattatttcaaCAGCTCTTCTTGTGAACGCGTGTctaaggaaaaggaaaatgctGACAACTGTAACGGAATCAGTAGCAACAGCAATAATAATGGGGGTATCGATGGTAGTAGTAGCAATAATGTCTATATGGACAGTAGTAATAGCAAAAATAATGGTTATAATGGATCAGGGGATATACGAAGCAGCGCCTGTACTCGAGCAAACAGAAGTAACAACATGAATGGGTGCAATGACCCGCATACCTTAAGCAATACGGAAGAACAAAATTACAAGAATTTAAGTTATTTATCGAATGttgaaaatgtattattaaagaTTAGTAAAAACAATTGCAGTGAACAAAATagacataataaaaatagcacAACTGTACCTTTATCCAATGAGTACTGTGAAAAAACGGGTGATTCGTATATGCAGGAAAACAATTtcaataatgataatataaattgtaatattctaaatatgaataaagaGAATTTAAACAGTCAAGAAGTAATGAATCTATATTTATACCTAAAAAGGCATAGCTCGgattatcaaaaaaatggTATGACATATGAATATAGCTTATTAAGTAAAGACTCATTAAGAGATGTAAAAGAGCATGCTATTAATAATAAGAGacgaataatgaaaaagaaaaagaggagtgctaataatatatttaataatgattgtatgaatatatgtaggGACTATCAGTACCCTTTTTATTCCCCTGCTACGTCTGATTTATCGACAGATGATGAAAATAGGACAGTGCAACgaagaaatgaaaaggaaaagaaaaagaagaaaagaaggaagaaaaaaaaaaaatataataactgTGGGGATAATGTAAAACTTACAAATGTAGTAAATacgaaaaatatatctagTGATATGAATGTTCATATAAGTAAAGCAAATGAAAtgaatgataataatgaaaaccaaattaatttgtttaattgtAGTTACAAttcagaaaatataaatgatttaaatagtaggaaaaatatgtttaatgaaaaatcatCAGAACTTGGAAATATGTGTACACTTAATAACCAACATATTTCgtgtattaatttaaattcatccaacgaaaataatatatcgaACGATCtgatagaaaaaaattactcaGATATATCTTTTTGTTCCTCAGCGAATTCTGAACTAACGTACACATCAGAAAGCACAGATTATTACTTGTATAATGCGGAAGAATCATTAGAATCGGTATATGCTAACGAAATATATGatcataaaaagaaaaagaaaaaaaaaaagaagaaaaaaaaaaaaaaaaaaaacgcaGTTTTACCTGAACAAAACAAGGAAAATGAATTTACGAATCCTAATGTATTAATGCATGCTCATCACGagtataagaaaaatatagttaaTTTAAACTCTGAAGATGAGGAAGAAGCATATCCTGGTATGTTACTTGTAAAGGATAAGCATGCAGTAGATATGTATTCACGTGTAAACGATTTCGAAGGAGTACAAATGAATACCACAGTGAAATTAGGAATAAATCGAAATAACGTTAATAGTAACAATgatagcaataataattatgagaGCAACAACTGTACGTATCTACCACAACCAGCTgtagataataataaaaaaggaaatcttgttaaattagaaaaggattctataaataataaaccaccattattatatatgcatgatGAAAAGGGATCCCATGAAAATGGAGAAGGAGATGATgacattattttaaaaaataattacatgGGTACTATTGATGTATCaggaaataaattaaataatcaaACTAGAGAAATGAAACAGACACATATGGAAGAGATAAATGCGAATAGTGTTGCTCATAATGCATGTTTAAATTCTTCTATTAGTAAAATGTACGTCGATGTTGATAGAATAAGTGATAGTGTTTATTCCtatcataaaattaaagacaTCATAAATAGtggtaataacaataatgctaatgataatagtaacaacaacaatagtaataacaataataattgtaatgattatagtaatggtaataatagACCAAACAATGTCTTGGATAGTGTCAACCGTGATACTATGAACAATAGTGCTGGAATTGAAAATACAGAGAATGTGAACACCGTTATTAACTGCACGGTCaacagtagtaataataacgcAAGTAACGAAGCTAACAGCGTTAGACAGATGAATCCATTAAGAATAGTAATAAATGAGAAAAGTAATGATCTAGCAAATAGTACTCCAGCGAATAATGCGCCAACGAATAATGCGCCAACGAATAATGCTCCAACGAATAGTAATAATTTGAACAATACGAATGATATCGATTCATATATGCAGGATTATGGCAGTAACGATGTAAACAATGACAATATTAACAGCAGCAACACGTTGttgaatattttatcaaatcaaataaacaagaagaaaaaaaagaatcaaaagttgaaaattattaaaaagtgCGGGGGTTTACCAGAAAAGGAAGAAcctattttacctttttatgTCATATGTGACTATTTAGATTTTgttgaaagaaaaatttatgtaaatagaTTTCGATTTAAGTTATATGACCCTATTTATCAATTAGGAAAATATAGGAACTGTGCAGGTGTTATACTGAAAAAAGATTTGAAAAAAAGttgtttaaattatattgattctaattttctttttttaaaaaaagaattatataaaattgatTTAAACATAGATATTCGATGTCcaacaaaacaaatatttaaacatgtatgttataaaatgaatgtaGATCctacacatatattaatttttccatatCCCCCATTAAATAGCCCAGTCAATTTTACTCCATATAATATTGATTCTTTTACTTGTAACTTGGACCCAGAATATGataattatcaaaaaaataatagtaataataataataattcgtCTTACGGTCAAACGCCCTTCGAATCATTAATAAAACAACATGCTATGGCCTTAGAACATAATTCTTTAACAGAACAAAAAACTTTTTGTTTGTCCTTATTGCCatttcattataaatattttactagATTATATCCAGCAGAATCCcctaaatattttcattatatagtTCATTTATTCAATTCTCATGTTCAGTCTGTAGCTGCTTATAGTGGTCAtatcaaatttaaaaaaaatgtagataaCGAAATTAAATACggtaattattataataatagaagtGATGAGTCAAATAGTGATTACTCATTGTCCAATTCAGATAATTCAAGTAGTACTATTGtcaataatgaatatatttcaaataacTATACAACTGTACAAGATCttattgataaaataaaattagaaatcaatccttatttaaaaaaaagaggaatagatataaaacaaaaatttagattattatttacatttggaccaaaaattaaatacttAAATAATGATGAACAGTTAATACAAATGGATTTCGTAAAAACAAATCATATCAAGAATGTTTATGTTACCCCCTTAAGAATGGAACCCGACTTCACCGATGAGCAAAAGTATATGATAGAAATGGACCAACTAAAG ATAATTCACGTTTTTAATCAAACTCCATCCAAAGAAGTTTTTGGTTATAGCTTTGACGTTCTCGTAGAA cCGAATGACAATATGTtagatattaaaaataaaataagaaaaagaacCTTACTAccgaaatatatttttgataaaatcACCTTCTTTGAATTTGAAAATGGCCAAAGAATATGGAGGTCAAATGATGATACCATCAATTGGAAGAACAAGCGGTTCGCAATTATCATag GAGAGCACCACGCCTCGTCTCAGTCTAAACCACAAATGGGAATGAAAATAGcctaa